In the Lascolabacillus massiliensis genome, one interval contains:
- the prmC gene encoding peptide chain release factor N(5)-glutamine methyltransferase, which yields MQELTHYIRQELGSLYTHTELFALIRIILEEVTGIDNTGIISDKFNNLSSSELSKIKDIIGRLKKSEPIQYVLGKTEFYGLNFKVSPDVLIPRPETEELVEWILSEKAAGPVSILDIGTGSGCIAVTLAKKLPQAEVNAWDISEGALDIARENARINNVTVNFSNQDVLSINEDNEIISEGGKYDVIISNPPYVMDSEKKSMDDNVLNYEPHVALFVEDDNPLLFYDKISTIALDLLNDNGKLYFEINRDKGDDILHLLKSKGYDQIELRRDISGNFRMIKGVRTVSGSKQTYSHE from the coding sequence ATGCAAGAACTCACTCATTATATTCGACAAGAATTAGGAAGTCTTTACACTCATACTGAGCTGTTTGCACTTATCCGTATAATTCTGGAAGAAGTCACAGGAATTGACAATACAGGAATTATTTCTGACAAATTTAATAATTTATCCTCATCAGAACTAAGCAAAATAAAAGATATTATAGGTAGACTAAAAAAGAGTGAGCCAATTCAATATGTTTTAGGAAAGACTGAATTTTATGGTCTTAATTTTAAGGTTTCTCCTGATGTATTGATACCGAGACCAGAAACTGAGGAACTGGTTGAGTGGATTCTCTCAGAAAAAGCTGCCGGGCCTGTCTCCATACTCGATATCGGAACAGGTAGCGGTTGTATTGCAGTCACACTTGCAAAAAAACTTCCACAAGCTGAGGTCAATGCATGGGATATTTCAGAAGGAGCATTGGATATTGCCAGGGAGAATGCAAGAATAAATAATGTTACAGTAAATTTCAGCAATCAGGATGTTTTGTCAATTAATGAAGATAATGAAATCATATCAGAAGGTGGTAAATATGATGTAATTATAAGTAACCCTCCATATGTAATGGATTCTGAGAAAAAGAGTATGGATGATAATGTCCTGAATTATGAGCCACATGTAGCACTATTTGTAGAAGATGATAACCCTCTGCTTTTTTATGATAAGATTTCTACAATTGCACTGGATCTGCTCAATGATAATGGGAAACTATATTTCGAGATAAACAGAGATAAAGGTGATGATATCCTCCATTTGTTAAAGAGTAAAGGGTATGATCAAATTGAACTTAGAAGAGATATCTCCGGCAACTTCAGAATGATTAAGGGTGTAAGAACAGTTAGTGGCAGCAAACAGACATACAGTCATGAATGA
- a CDS encoding regulatory protein RecX: MNEKRKVISEKQAYSRMARLCSQKEYCSYDISQKLYRLNLNAEDIERVVNRLIKENFINDERYTRSYIGDKIKFNKWGRRKIELALRQKKIPSEIIQKIYEEMPEAETTNSLEYVLEKKWKTVKGASINERKNKLIRYALGRGFEMSDILSCLQKMDIDSIDEV, translated from the coding sequence ATGAATGAGAAACGAAAGGTTATATCTGAAAAACAGGCGTACTCACGCATGGCACGTTTATGTTCACAAAAAGAGTATTGCAGTTATGATATTTCTCAGAAGCTTTACCGACTGAATCTTAATGCTGAGGATATCGAGAGAGTTGTAAACCGTCTGATTAAAGAGAATTTTATAAACGATGAGAGGTATACCAGAAGCTATATTGGAGACAAAATTAAATTCAATAAGTGGGGGAGAAGGAAAATCGAACTTGCATTGAGACAAAAGAAAATTCCATCGGAAATTATCCAAAAAATATATGAAGAGATGCCTGAGGCAGAGACGACCAACTCTCTTGAGTATGTGCTTGAAAAAAAGTGGAAAACAGTAAAGGGGGCAAGTATTAATGAACGAAAAAACAAGCTTATCAGATATGCTCTTGGCAGAGGCTTTGAGATGAGTGATATATTATCATGCTTGCAAAAAATGGATATTGACTCTATTGATGAAGTTTAG
- a CDS encoding ComF family protein: MKFRKRYDDKIKKRKSGLFRNLLNLLLPEVCVVCGRELLEDEKGVCLSCLFKLPRTDNYKVIDNSAERLMAGRIPFERIASYCVYAEGGILPPLIHNLKYYNKKEIGFLLGRMFGDDLSGSDFIKPIDIIVPVPLHPKKEKIRGYNQADVIAQGISESTSLPVSTGNLVRVVHNPTQTKRTRTERWENVKDIFYVKDKQLFEQKHILLVDDVITTGSTIEACGIALHKCANLKISIATIGEVL, encoded by the coding sequence ATGAAGTTTAGAAAGAGATATGATGATAAAATTAAAAAGAGGAAATCCGGACTTTTTAGAAATTTACTGAATCTATTACTTCCGGAGGTGTGTGTGGTTTGTGGCAGGGAGTTGCTTGAAGATGAAAAAGGAGTATGTCTGAGCTGTTTATTTAAGTTACCCCGAACAGATAATTATAAAGTTATTGATAACAGTGCTGAAAGATTGATGGCAGGCAGAATCCCATTTGAAAGAATTGCAAGCTATTGTGTATATGCAGAAGGGGGAATACTGCCACCTTTAATACATAATCTTAAATATTATAATAAAAAAGAGATAGGATTTTTATTAGGCAGGATGTTTGGAGACGACCTGTCAGGGAGCGACTTTATAAAACCTATTGATATTATTGTACCGGTTCCGCTGCATCCAAAAAAGGAGAAAATCAGAGGCTATAATCAAGCAGATGTAATAGCTCAGGGAATATCAGAATCCACTTCACTGCCTGTTTCAACAGGTAATCTGGTGAGAGTAGTGCATAATCCTACTCAAACAAAACGTACCCGTACAGAGCGATGGGAAAATGTTAAGGATATATTCTATGTGAAAGATAAGCAGCTATTTGAACAAAAACATATTCTGCTCGTTGATGATGTAATCACTACAGGATCAACAATTGAGGCTTGCGGAATAGCTCTGCATAAATGCGCCAATCTGAAGATTAGTATTGCAACAATAGGGGAGGTTTTATAA
- the pyrE gene encoding orotate phosphoribosyltransferase, producing the protein MKRVQKITAEKLLKVKAIKLQPSNPFTWASGWKSPIYCDNRKLMSYPQIRNFLKVEFARIILEKYPQTDAIAGVATGAIAPGTLVADVLGLPFVYIRSSPKDHGMENLIEGDLKPKQKVVVIEDLVSTGGSSLKAVEAIRSNGSDVLGMIAIFTYGFQHSVDAMHEARVELTTLCNYDAILDEALATDYIDESELKTLQDWRKDPENWGKPHKNIK; encoded by the coding sequence ATGAAAAGAGTACAAAAAATTACGGCTGAGAAACTACTCAAAGTGAAGGCTATTAAGCTACAGCCTTCTAACCCATTTACTTGGGCATCAGGATGGAAATCACCTATCTATTGTGATAATCGCAAATTGATGTCATATCCACAAATTCGTAATTTTTTAAAAGTAGAATTTGCAAGGATAATACTTGAGAAATATCCTCAAACAGATGCCATAGCAGGTGTTGCTACAGGTGCAATTGCTCCCGGTACGCTGGTAGCAGATGTTTTGGGGCTACCTTTTGTTTATATCCGCTCCTCACCCAAAGATCATGGAATGGAGAATTTAATTGAGGGAGACCTTAAGCCAAAACAGAAAGTAGTTGTTATAGAAGATCTGGTGTCTACAGGCGGAAGTAGTCTAAAAGCAGTAGAAGCTATCAGAAGCAATGGTTCAGATGTATTAGGTATGATAGCAATCTTCACTTACGGCTTTCAGCACTCTGTTGATGCAATGCATGAAGCAAGGGTGGAACTTACTACATTGTGCAATTATGATGCAATTTTAGATGAGGCACTGGCTACTGATTATATTGACGAATCAGAACTTAAAACATTGCAGGATTGGCGTAAAGATCCCGAAAACTGGGGTAAACCACATAAAAATATTAAATAA
- a CDS encoding glycoside hydrolase family 95 protein translates to MTKLQSILFAGIIIFLCSCENKTERQTLTLNFSEPANRWEETLPLGNGRIGMMPDGGIEKEKIVINDITMWSGSEDPEAFNPDAIEYLPEIQNLLLEGKNLEAQELMYRHFRCGGQGSAFGNGKDAPYGCFQKVGDLDIDYSYNHNTNRDDSVRNYLRSLSLNNAVASTQFELGDVNYKREYFASHDDDLLVIKISADLKRSVSFKLNLNRSERSDVTIEKNRLIMRGQLNDGYDGDKGLKYLTIAEIVNKGGEISWDESSLVLTNADEALILVSTSTDMMDKDYESTVVQLITEAKRESFDKLKQDHVDLYQEKFNRVELYLGEQDNITSTNQRLINFQENDDPAFAALYFQFGRYLMISGTNEKSMPLNLQGLWSNQLQTPWNGDYHLNINLQMNYWPAEVCNLSELHRPLIDFTRALVPSGEKTAKTFYNADGWVAHMMSNPWYYTAPGEHASWGATNTGGAWLCEHIWEHYSFNRDEEYLRSVYPILAGAAEFFLTSMIREPKNGWLVTAPSSSPENAFYLPDSEEPVFVCMGPTMDVQIIKELFTNTLKASEILEIEDFVTKRIIEVIDQLPPMQISSNGYLQEWLEDYREQDPKHRHVSHLYGLYPSDQISPEVTPDLAEAARKTLNRRGDEGTGWSRAWKINFWARLHDGDRAYKLLKSLLEPAYGDGVNMRSGGGTYPNLFCAHPPFQIDGNFGGTSGIAEMLIQSHNGYINLLPALPGKWSDGSFKGLRARGGAEIDAKWENSRLTEAIIKAEVSNSFKIKTPDYVTSVTANGKKISIDSSYITLNMNSGEKIELKFN, encoded by the coding sequence ATGACTAAATTACAATCTATACTATTTGCAGGTATAATAATATTTCTATGCTCGTGTGAGAATAAAACAGAGAGACAAACATTAACACTCAATTTCTCAGAACCCGCCAACAGATGGGAAGAGACGCTGCCACTCGGCAATGGAAGAATTGGGATGATGCCTGATGGTGGTATAGAAAAAGAGAAGATTGTTATAAATGACATAACTATGTGGTCGGGCAGTGAAGACCCCGAAGCGTTTAATCCGGATGCTATAGAATATCTTCCTGAAATTCAAAATCTACTTCTGGAAGGGAAGAATCTTGAAGCTCAGGAATTGATGTATCGCCATTTCAGATGCGGTGGACAGGGGTCTGCCTTCGGTAATGGAAAAGATGCACCTTATGGCTGTTTTCAGAAAGTTGGAGATCTGGATATCGATTATAGTTATAACCACAACACCAACAGAGATGATTCAGTCAGGAATTATCTGAGAAGTCTGTCACTGAACAATGCAGTTGCATCTACACAGTTTGAATTGGGTGATGTGAATTATAAGCGTGAATATTTTGCCTCTCACGATGATGATCTTCTTGTTATAAAAATATCAGCAGACTTAAAGAGATCAGTTTCTTTTAAACTAAATTTGAACCGCTCTGAAAGATCAGATGTAACAATTGAAAAAAACAGGCTGATTATGAGAGGTCAGCTTAATGATGGCTATGATGGCGATAAAGGTCTGAAATATCTGACTATTGCTGAGATAGTTAATAAAGGAGGTGAAATTAGTTGGGACGAATCATCGCTGGTACTTACAAATGCAGATGAGGCATTAATTCTGGTATCCACATCTACAGATATGATGGATAAGGATTATGAATCTACTGTGGTGCAACTAATCACAGAGGCTAAAAGAGAATCATTTGATAAGCTTAAACAGGATCATGTGGACCTGTATCAGGAGAAATTTAACAGGGTTGAACTCTATCTGGGTGAACAGGACAATATAACCTCTACTAATCAGAGATTGATAAATTTCCAGGAGAATGACGACCCTGCATTCGCTGCGCTCTACTTCCAGTTTGGCAGGTATCTGATGATAAGTGGGACCAATGAGAAGAGTATGCCGCTTAATTTACAGGGTTTGTGGTCGAATCAACTACAAACACCGTGGAATGGCGATTATCACCTGAATATAAATCTGCAAATGAATTACTGGCCGGCAGAAGTGTGCAATCTATCTGAACTGCACAGACCATTGATCGACTTTACACGTGCTTTGGTTCCTTCGGGAGAGAAAACAGCAAAGACCTTCTATAATGCAGATGGATGGGTTGCGCATATGATGAGTAATCCGTGGTATTACACTGCGCCTGGTGAACATGCTTCATGGGGAGCAACGAATACCGGAGGTGCATGGCTATGTGAACATATTTGGGAGCACTACTCATTCAACAGAGATGAAGAGTACCTGAGATCTGTTTACCCTATTTTGGCAGGTGCAGCGGAATTCTTTCTAACAAGCATGATAAGGGAACCCAAAAATGGATGGCTGGTAACAGCTCCTTCCTCATCTCCTGAAAATGCATTCTATCTGCCTGATAGTGAAGAACCGGTTTTTGTTTGTATGGGTCCCACCATGGATGTACAAATCATTAAAGAGCTGTTTACTAACACTCTGAAAGCATCAGAAATACTTGAAATAGAAGATTTTGTAACAAAAAGGATCATAGAAGTCATAGATCAATTGCCTCCTATGCAGATCAGTAGTAACGGCTATCTGCAGGAGTGGCTGGAAGATTACAGAGAGCAGGACCCTAAACATCGTCACGTTTCACATCTATATGGCTTATACCCATCCGATCAAATATCACCTGAAGTGACACCAGACCTGGCAGAGGCAGCCAGAAAAACTTTAAACCGCCGTGGTGATGAGGGCACAGGATGGTCGAGAGCATGGAAAATAAATTTCTGGGCAAGACTGCATGATGGTGACAGAGCTTACAAGCTTTTGAAGAGTTTACTGGAGCCTGCTTATGGTGATGGGGTAAATATGAGAAGTGGTGGCGGAACATATCCTAATCTTTTCTGTGCTCATCCTCCTTTTCAAATAGATGGTAATTTCGGAGGCACATCAGGAATAGCTGAGATGCTGATACAGAGTCATAACGGTTATATCAACCTACTCCCTGCTCTTCCGGGGAAATGGAGTGATGGGAGCTTCAAAGGACTACGTGCCCGTGGCGGTGCTGAAATTGATGCCAAATGGGAAAATAGCAGATTAACAGAAGCAATAATTAAAGCTGAAGTGTCAAACAGTTTTAAGATAAAAACTCCCGATTATGTTACATCTGTAACTGCAAATGGTAAAAAAATCAGTATAGACAGCAGTTATATAACCCTAAATATGAACTCAGGGGAAAAAATTGAGCTGAAATTCAATTGA
- a CDS encoding NigD1/NigD2 family lipoprotein, with product MQKKLFIIGLAIIGILLINTGCDDNSKSLGNFGIDIATIINEGDNAYSLQLDNGKRLWPAAKAVNFLPTNHQRVLVNYTILSDQKDGYDHYVKINDIWKILTKPVIELNAHNEEIIGDDPIKTNSIWISGDYLNASFMFNYGGKQPHAINLVENKLRPDTDKDVIELEFRHNAYESQSDKLYEGFVCFDLRPLRVMNSDSVMISVKVKEWTDKTYSDTREKIYDVVYRYNQPALQAGTEIPIPVTTSDEYY from the coding sequence ATGCAAAAAAAACTCTTCATAATTGGTTTGGCAATAATTGGAATCCTGTTGATTAATACCGGATGTGACGATAATTCGAAGTCGCTTGGAAACTTTGGAATTGATATTGCTACGATTATAAATGAAGGGGATAATGCTTACTCACTGCAGCTTGATAATGGTAAAAGACTTTGGCCTGCAGCAAAAGCAGTAAATTTTTTACCCACCAATCACCAGAGGGTGCTTGTGAATTATACAATACTGTCGGACCAGAAAGATGGATATGACCACTATGTGAAGATAAATGACATTTGGAAAATACTTACTAAGCCGGTAATTGAGTTGAATGCCCATAATGAAGAAATTATTGGCGATGATCCAATTAAGACAAACTCAATATGGATTAGTGGCGATTATCTTAATGCATCATTTATGTTTAACTATGGTGGTAAACAGCCACATGCTATAAACTTAGTTGAAAACAAGCTAAGGCCTGATACTGACAAAGATGTGATTGAACTTGAATTCAGACACAACGCATATGAAAGTCAGTCGGATAAACTATACGAAGGTTTCGTCTGCTTCGATTTAAGACCTTTACGAGTAATGAACAGCGACTCTGTTATGATATCAGTTAAGGTAAAAGAGTGGACAGACAAAACATACAGCGATACAAGAGAAAAGATTTATGATGTGGTATACAGATATAATCAGCCTGCATTACAAGCCGGGACTGAGATTCCTATACCTGTAACAACATCAGATGAATACTATTAA
- a CDS encoding YgiQ family radical SAM protein produces MTNNRRQMTDWLPTTKKEMNLRGWEEADVILFSGDAYIDHPSFGTAVIGRLLEKEGLKVAVVPQPNWRDDLRDFRKFGKPNLFFAVTAGVMDSMINHYTANKRLRSNDAYTPDGRSDMRPDRAVTVYSKILKDLYPDVPIVLGGIEASLRRVTHYDYWDDSLHKTILAETGADFLIYGMGELPLKQLIKNIREGRKISEIYDLPQSAFLINKKSIPENPFKEEVALFSHEECLKDKLKQAKNFRVVEEQSNRISAARILQAVDDKVLIVNPPYPPMKEEEIDASFDLPYTRLPHPKYKGKHIPAYEMIKFSVNMHRGCFGGCAFCTISAHQGKFIASRTKESILNEVKQITEMPDFKGYITDLGGPSANMYKMQGKDLNICSKCKKPSCIFPKVCFNLNIDHSALLDIYKSVDALPGVKKSFIGSGVRYDMLLHKSDDNKVNSANRKYAEELIRNHVSGRLKVAPEHTSDSTLNVMRKPSFSLFYSFKRLFDELNNKYQLKQQLIPYFISSHPGCTEEDMAELAAVTKNLDFKLEQVQDFTPSPMTLATEIYYTGYHPYTLQQVYTAKSKDQKLAQRQFFFWYDQKSRGSIIRELKKINRPDIIDKLYPKKK; encoded by the coding sequence ATGACAAATAATAGAAGACAGATGACCGATTGGCTCCCCACAACAAAGAAAGAGATGAATCTGAGGGGCTGGGAAGAGGCTGATGTTATTCTGTTTTCAGGTGATGCATATATCGATCACCCCTCTTTTGGTACTGCCGTTATTGGAAGGTTGCTGGAGAAGGAGGGACTTAAAGTTGCTGTTGTACCACAACCTAACTGGCGTGACGATCTAAGGGATTTCAGGAAATTTGGAAAACCGAACCTCTTTTTTGCTGTTACAGCAGGTGTAATGGATTCTATGATTAATCATTATACTGCAAACAAGAGATTACGATCTAACGATGCCTATACTCCCGATGGCAGGTCTGACATGCGGCCTGACAGAGCGGTGACTGTATATTCAAAGATATTGAAAGACCTCTATCCAGATGTGCCTATTGTACTTGGCGGCATTGAGGCGTCACTTAGACGGGTTACGCACTACGACTATTGGGATGATTCTCTACATAAAACCATACTTGCCGAAACCGGTGCAGATTTCCTGATTTATGGAATGGGCGAATTGCCACTTAAACAACTTATTAAAAACATTAGAGAGGGAAGAAAGATTAGTGAAATATATGATCTGCCCCAGTCGGCCTTCCTAATCAACAAGAAAAGTATACCGGAAAATCCTTTCAAAGAAGAGGTAGCACTTTTTTCACATGAAGAGTGTCTGAAGGACAAACTTAAGCAGGCAAAGAATTTCAGAGTAGTAGAGGAGCAATCGAACCGCATATCTGCCGCAAGAATATTGCAAGCAGTAGATGATAAAGTTTTGATTGTTAACCCACCCTACCCTCCAATGAAAGAGGAGGAGATTGATGCTTCATTTGATCTTCCCTATACGCGTCTTCCTCACCCTAAATATAAAGGGAAGCATATTCCTGCATATGAGATGATTAAATTTTCAGTAAATATGCACAGAGGATGTTTTGGTGGATGTGCCTTTTGTACTATTTCTGCTCATCAGGGTAAATTTATTGCCTCAAGGACAAAAGAATCTATTCTGAATGAGGTAAAACAGATTACTGAAATGCCCGACTTTAAAGGTTATATTACTGATCTTGGAGGACCTTCTGCTAACATGTATAAAATGCAGGGAAAGGATTTAAATATCTGCAGCAAGTGCAAAAAACCATCCTGTATATTCCCAAAAGTATGTTTTAATCTGAACATTGATCACTCTGCTCTATTAGATATTTACAAATCAGTTGATGCTTTACCGGGAGTAAAAAAATCTTTTATAGGTAGTGGCGTACGATATGATATGCTGCTGCATAAGTCGGATGACAATAAGGTGAATAGTGCCAACCGCAAGTATGCTGAGGAGTTAATAAGAAATCATGTGTCGGGGAGACTCAAGGTTGCTCCTGAACATACATCTGACTCTACCCTGAATGTGATGCGCAAACCATCTTTCTCTCTATTCTATAGCTTTAAGAGACTATTTGATGAATTAAACAATAAATATCAGCTTAAACAGCAGCTTATACCCTATTTTATCTCGTCGCATCCGGGATGTACTGAAGAGGATATGGCAGAACTGGCAGCGGTTACGAAGAATCTCGACTTTAAGCTGGAGCAGGTTCAGGACTTTACACCATCGCCAATGACACTGGCAACTGAAATCTATTATACCGGTTACCATCCTTATACACTACAACAGGTTTACACAGCAAAATCGAAAGACCAGAAATTGGCTCAACGCCAGTTTTTCTTCTGGTATGATCAGAAAAGCAGAGGCTCTATTATCAGAGAGCTTAAAAAGATAAACAGACCTGATATCATAGATAAGCTATACCCTAAAAAAAAGTAA
- a CDS encoding SulP family inorganic anion transporter, which produces MRINSLKDFQPTLFQTFKNYNKEKFLADLMSGLIVGVVALPLAIAFGIASGVTPEKGIFTAIIAGFIISFLGGSTVQIGGPTGAFIVIVYGIVEQYGIPGLAIATVLAGVMLVVMGFLKLGSIIKFVPYPIVVGFTSGIALTIFSTQIKDFFGLTTPKLPSGFIEKWGIYFQNFSSVNWWVTIIAVVSVLIIILTPRVSRRVPGSLIAIILMSVVVYFLRNYANIEGIETIGDRFNIQSELPQIKEIAINLESIRLLFPSAFTIAMLCAIESLLSATVADGVTGKKHNSNMELIAQGAANIITPFFGGIPATGAIARTMTNINNGGRTPVAGIIHSIVLLLIVLFLGDLTKHIPMACLAGILVVVAYNMSEWRTFVSLMKQSRSTQAILLTTFLLTVIIDLTVAISVGLLLAIFAFLKRMNEYTEISHSTGELKIESDSEVRHEGTEEEKLLLPDSVEVYEIRGPFFFGVANKFDEKMRNIGEHHKIRIIRMRKVPFIDSTGLNNLEALIKNSIKEKIHVILSGVRESVREQINKTNIPELIGEEYICSDIQLAVEKAVELDAVLKEQKPKKVH; this is translated from the coding sequence ATGCGAATAAATTCACTTAAGGATTTCCAACCCACATTATTTCAAACATTTAAGAATTACAACAAAGAAAAATTCCTGGCAGACCTGATGTCAGGATTGATTGTTGGTGTTGTTGCTTTACCTCTTGCAATTGCATTTGGTATTGCTTCAGGTGTAACACCCGAGAAGGGTATATTCACCGCTATCATAGCAGGTTTTATCATCTCTTTTCTTGGAGGAAGCACTGTACAGATCGGTGGTCCAACCGGTGCTTTTATAGTAATAGTTTACGGGATTGTTGAACAGTATGGGATCCCTGGACTTGCCATAGCAACTGTACTCGCCGGGGTAATGCTTGTTGTTATGGGTTTCCTGAAACTTGGATCCATTATTAAGTTTGTACCATATCCTATTGTTGTGGGATTCACAAGCGGTATAGCTCTCACAATCTTCTCTACACAGATTAAGGACTTTTTTGGACTTACTACACCAAAACTGCCTTCAGGTTTTATAGAAAAATGGGGTATCTATTTTCAGAATTTCAGCTCGGTTAACTGGTGGGTGACAATTATTGCAGTTGTCAGTGTTCTTATTATTATTCTTACTCCCAGGGTTTCAAGGAGGGTTCCGGGTTCTCTGATTGCAATCATATTGATGTCTGTAGTGGTTTATTTCTTAAGGAACTATGCAAACATTGAGGGAATTGAGACTATTGGCGACAGATTTAATATTCAAAGTGAACTGCCGCAGATTAAGGAGATAGCAATCAATCTGGAAAGTATCAGACTTCTTTTCCCATCAGCTTTTACAATTGCAATGCTTTGCGCTATTGAGTCGCTTTTATCTGCCACGGTTGCAGACGGGGTAACAGGAAAGAAACACAATTCAAATATGGAGCTTATTGCACAGGGTGCAGCGAATATAATTACTCCTTTCTTTGGTGGTATCCCTGCTACCGGGGCGATTGCAAGGACAATGACAAATATCAACAATGGGGGAAGGACTCCTGTTGCCGGTATTATTCATTCTATTGTTTTACTTCTTATAGTGCTGTTTCTTGGCGATCTGACCAAACATATTCCTATGGCTTGCCTTGCCGGGATTTTGGTTGTGGTTGCATATAATATGAGTGAGTGGAGAACTTTTGTATCGCTGATGAAGCAGTCGCGTTCAACTCAAGCAATCCTCTTGACAACTTTCCTGCTTACTGTTATTATTGACCTTACAGTTGCTATTTCTGTAGGTTTATTGCTCGCTATTTTTGCATTCCTGAAACGAATGAACGAATATACCGAAATATCTCATTCAACAGGTGAGCTTAAAATTGAGTCTGACAGTGAGGTAAGACATGAGGGTACAGAGGAGGAAAAACTTTTACTGCCTGATAGTGTGGAGGTTTATGAAATTAGAGGACCTTTCTTCTTTGGTGTTGCAAACAAGTTTGATGAGAAGATGCGTAATATTGGAGAGCATCATAAGATACGTATTATCAGAATGCGTAAGGTTCCATTTATCGACTCAACAGGGTTAAATAACCTGGAAGCACTAATTAAGAATTCGATTAAGGAGAAGATTCATGTAATATTATCGGGTGTTAGGGAAAGTGTAAGGGAACAGATAAACAAAACTAATATTCCGGAGCTTATAGGTGAGGAATATATTTGCTCAGATATACAACTGGCAGTAGAGAAGGCTGTTGAACTGGATGCTGTTTTGAAAGAACAGAAGCCTAAAAAAGTACATTAA
- a CDS encoding DUF4294 domain-containing protein, with product MKRLGIVSLVLIISLLPPAVKAQEYYATNITPDKRAPLSTIYLMPNVYPAVVMEGDTIACMWLGDFIKYSPLTFRSTKDQIAYLKLVRDVKKTLPYAKEIARIITETYEYMETLPDDKARQEHLNKMEKYLKDAYTPKMKKLTKSQGQLLMKLVDRETNSSSYHIIDAFMGSFKAWSYNLFAGMFGNSLKVRYNPYGEDRITERVCVLVEQGVV from the coding sequence ATGAAAAGACTTGGTATCGTTTCACTCGTTCTAATTATATCGCTTTTACCGCCAGCGGTTAAAGCGCAGGAGTATTATGCCACAAATATAACTCCTGATAAGAGAGCTCCATTATCAACAATATATCTAATGCCTAACGTATATCCGGCAGTTGTAATGGAGGGAGACACCATTGCTTGTATGTGGCTTGGAGATTTTATAAAATATTCTCCCCTTACATTCCGCAGCACAAAAGATCAGATAGCTTATTTAAAGCTGGTTAGAGATGTAAAGAAAACATTACCTTATGCCAAGGAAATTGCAAGAATAATTACGGAGACATACGAGTATATGGAGACGCTGCCTGATGATAAAGCCAGGCAGGAGCATCTTAATAAGATGGAGAAGTATCTGAAAGATGCGTACACTCCAAAAATGAAGAAGCTGACTAAATCCCAGGGGCAGCTGCTGATGAAACTGGTTGACAGAGAAACCAATTCATCTTCATATCACATTATTGATGCTTTCATGGGAAGCTTCAAGGCCTGGAGTTACAATCTTTTTGCAGGGATGTTTGGTAATAGTCTGAAAGTGCGCTATAATCCTTATGGTGAAGACAGAATAACCGAACGTGTATGTGTGCTCGTGGAACAAGGGGTAGTTTGA